From the genome of Pelobacter propionicus DSM 2379, one region includes:
- a CDS encoding CHC2 zinc finger domain-containing protein: MTLNATLQAARDMGVPERYAVMRRLSFLQPQIKHLEREIWGARRRMERSHDPLSKALTESFIRDQEKELRPLKREAKTLLNHVNGKETVQAPGGISPEMIDQARQYPITSIIEFSKGRYRCCPFHEDRNPSMALYENHVHCFVCNRTWDSISATMALDGVTFREAVLALQS, from the coding sequence ATGACCTTGAACGCTACGTTGCAAGCGGCACGGGATATGGGCGTGCCGGAGCGTTACGCGGTAATGCGCCGACTGTCCTTCCTGCAGCCGCAGATCAAACATTTGGAGCGTGAAATCTGGGGAGCACGACGGCGAATGGAACGCAGTCACGACCCGCTGAGCAAAGCTCTAACCGAATCCTTCATCAGAGACCAGGAAAAGGAGTTGCGCCCCCTGAAAAGGGAGGCGAAGACGCTCCTCAACCATGTCAACGGCAAGGAGACGGTACAGGCGCCCGGCGGAATCAGCCCGGAGATGATCGATCAGGCCCGGCAGTATCCCATAACCAGCATCATCGAATTCTCCAAGGGGCGGTATCGCTGTTGTCCGTTTCACGAGGACCGTAATCCGTCCATGGCCCTGTACGAAAACCATGTCCACTGTTTCGTCTGTAACCGGACCTGGGATTCGATCAGTGCCACGATGGCGCTGGATGGCGTGACTTTCCGGGAAGCCGTACTGGCTCTCCAGAGCTGA
- a CDS encoding DUF3150 domain-containing protein: MNEILSKLVVVSLSISLWTGRKKLSPEDLGLDFSKLPPEKLATLGSKKICDPEKLAVFSALKRRAERQCEAVGVRFLGGYAIPEDKADEVMKILDGVRDEFEKEKQEFLSEYDRSLREWIDANPEWAAIIEKGVEPASTAARRLGFAVQAFKVKNIDGLDKGLNEHASTLSERLIYEINQQARQAWEESYKGRPSVTRKALRPIKSMLEKLRGLEFLSPYLLTLAVQVEEVLASLPKSGPIEGRNLTSLIGILHVLGDLPLDEVPAEEEDEVAETILLETRSAEPVSLPSEWFF, from the coding sequence ATGAACGAAATACTTTCAAAGCTGGTAGTTGTGTCCCTGTCCATTTCACTCTGGACTGGCCGGAAGAAACTCTCGCCGGAAGACCTTGGGCTCGACTTTTCCAAACTCCCTCCCGAAAAATTGGCCACTCTCGGTAGCAAGAAGATCTGCGACCCGGAAAAACTCGCCGTATTCAGTGCCCTGAAGCGTCGTGCCGAACGGCAGTGTGAAGCGGTAGGAGTCAGATTCCTCGGTGGCTATGCCATACCGGAGGATAAGGCCGACGAGGTGATGAAGATCCTCGACGGTGTCCGGGATGAGTTTGAGAAGGAGAAGCAGGAATTTCTGTCGGAGTACGACCGCAGTCTGAGGGAATGGATTGATGCTAACCCCGAATGGGCAGCCATCATCGAAAAGGGAGTAGAACCAGCATCAACAGCGGCACGTCGTCTGGGCTTCGCAGTCCAGGCGTTCAAGGTCAAGAACATCGACGGACTGGATAAGGGGCTGAACGAACATGCCAGTACCCTGTCAGAACGGCTGATCTATGAAATCAATCAACAAGCCAGGCAAGCCTGGGAGGAGTCGTACAAGGGACGCCCTTCCGTAACCCGGAAAGCGCTACGCCCGATCAAGTCCATGCTCGAAAAACTGCGTGGTCTTGAGTTCCTCTCTCCCTACCTGCTCACTCTGGCAGTCCAGGTTGAAGAAGTACTGGCCTCATTGCCAAAGAGCGGTCCCATTGAAGGACGGAATCTGACCTCTCTTATCGGGATATTGCATGTCCTCGGTGATTTGCCGCTGGATGAAGTCCCGGCAGAGGAAGAAGACGAGGTCGCCGAAACCATCCTTCTCGAAACCAGATCCGCTGAGCCGGTAAGCTTGCCCAGCGAATGGTTTTTCTAG
- the radC gene encoding RadC family protein gives MNFNLFGEPVPPVTKRIMVRSIEARYRNEVVRDDAPEWVSMRFTKPEQVYEMFRDLRRETKEHFVVLHLDGKNRIVCFDRVSIGSLNQAIVHPREVFKTACLSNAAAILLVHNHPTGDPNPSSEDIAITKRLKESGDILGIRVLDHIIVGDDEFLSFVERGLL, from the coding sequence ATGAATTTTAATCTCTTCGGTGAACCGGTACCGCCGGTCACTAAACGAATCATGGTGCGCTCAATTGAGGCCCGCTACAGAAACGAAGTCGTGCGCGACGATGCTCCGGAATGGGTATCGATGCGCTTCACGAAACCAGAGCAGGTCTATGAGATGTTCCGGGATCTCCGGCGTGAGACGAAGGAGCATTTTGTGGTGTTGCATCTCGACGGCAAGAACCGGATCGTCTGTTTTGACCGGGTCTCCATCGGTTCGCTCAACCAGGCCATCGTTCATCCCCGGGAGGTGTTCAAGACGGCATGCCTGTCGAATGCGGCAGCCATTCTGCTTGTTCACAACCATCCGACCGGAGATCCGAACCCCAGCAGCGAAGATATCGCCATCACCAAGCGTCTCAAGGAGAGCGGCGACATCCTCGGCATCCGGGTACTGGATCACATAATCGTCGGTGATGACGAGTTCCTGAGTTTTGTCGAGCGGGGACTTTTATAA
- a CDS encoding VWA domain-containing protein, giving the protein MKHTTLPLVAKALGEKYDIQVQISGDQAYTNGRIINLPSLPDSKEAALLARGYIDHESAHIRFTDFSVKSSTSMHKCLTNILEDIRIEKMMGAKYPGCRSNLKDLAEHLKQQGSFTPSLQDPPQTLLSWLCARGRLTLNQDFSDILAMTSSTVNGFLGTGYKRLLDLTERIPNLVSTRDSQSMAEEILRLIRDEKQQQEQERKRQQDEKTKTTCGSDESKPDGSSDDQEENNQTSGTDQQSGQPEQGAGGSSPDSDSTGTAAGNDSQSQAATNPSPSVPKSGSGGQLDGNPEALQEMLDCDPGGFGDVGEILKQELITEGETVGNRGGVLLPPEASLRTFPIDIHEIRRHTALLRARLSGLIQASRLRRRHARRTGSKIDNRVVHRLALHDTRLFLHQEEKTEVNTAIMILVDRSGSMQHQKIEVATKTAFVVAEALDSIPGCFAAVAAFPVGNSEGVAPLVRFGERPCSSRFGMTAGGGTPLAQALYWSGVELLKREEPRKILLTVTDGEPDDRRTSKRAIKWLLEQGIEPMGLGICEESVRTLFPTNGVVYSVEELPPALFGMLQDKLIH; this is encoded by the coding sequence ATGAAACACACGACACTGCCCCTGGTTGCCAAGGCACTCGGGGAAAAATACGACATTCAGGTACAGATCTCCGGCGACCAGGCATACACCAACGGAAGGATTATCAATCTTCCGTCCCTGCCGGACAGCAAAGAGGCTGCACTGCTTGCCCGTGGCTATATCGACCACGAGAGCGCCCACATCCGGTTCACGGATTTCAGCGTTAAAAGCAGTACCTCCATGCACAAGTGCCTGACAAACATCCTTGAAGACATCCGTATCGAGAAGATGATGGGAGCGAAGTATCCCGGTTGCCGGTCGAATCTGAAAGATCTGGCCGAGCATTTGAAGCAACAGGGGAGTTTTACACCGTCACTTCAAGACCCTCCGCAGACCCTACTGTCATGGCTATGCGCCAGGGGGCGGCTGACCTTGAATCAGGACTTCAGTGACATCCTTGCCATGACCAGCAGTACGGTCAACGGTTTTCTTGGCACCGGATACAAAAGGTTGCTGGATCTGACCGAGAGAATTCCGAATCTCGTCTCCACCAGGGACTCACAATCCATGGCGGAGGAGATCCTACGGTTGATCCGTGATGAAAAACAGCAACAGGAGCAGGAACGGAAACGTCAGCAAGACGAGAAGACGAAAACCACCTGCGGCTCTGATGAGTCAAAACCTGATGGCAGTTCCGATGATCAGGAAGAAAACAATCAGACATCCGGCACTGACCAGCAGTCAGGGCAACCGGAACAGGGTGCCGGTGGTTCATCACCCGATAGTGATAGCACCGGTACTGCAGCTGGTAATGATTCTCAGTCCCAAGCTGCAACCAATCCATCGCCTTCTGTTCCCAAGAGTGGTTCCGGTGGGCAATTGGATGGTAATCCCGAAGCCCTTCAGGAAATGCTCGATTGTGATCCTGGCGGGTTTGGCGATGTCGGTGAAATTCTCAAACAGGAACTGATAACGGAGGGTGAGACTGTCGGCAATCGGGGTGGTGTTCTGCTTCCACCGGAGGCCTCTCTTCGCACCTTTCCCATCGATATTCATGAAATCAGAAGACATACGGCGCTGCTCAGAGCCCGGCTCAGCGGATTAATCCAGGCAAGCCGGCTGAGGAGACGTCATGCACGCCGCACCGGTAGCAAGATTGATAACCGGGTGGTGCATCGTCTCGCATTACACGACACCAGGCTGTTTCTGCATCAGGAGGAGAAGACGGAGGTCAATACCGCCATCATGATTCTCGTGGACAGAAGCGGGAGTATGCAACACCAGAAGATCGAGGTGGCAACGAAAACCGCCTTTGTCGTCGCTGAAGCACTTGATTCCATCCCCGGCTGTTTTGCCGCTGTTGCCGCTTTTCCAGTTGGCAACAGCGAAGGGGTAGCACCTCTGGTGCGGTTTGGAGAGCGTCCCTGCTCGTCCAGATTCGGAATGACGGCAGGCGGCGGCACACCTTTGGCCCAGGCGCTGTACTGGTCTGGGGTTGAATTGCTCAAAAGAGAGGAACCACGGAAAATCCTGCTCACCGTCACTGACGGCGAACCAGATGACCGGCGTACCTCCAAGAGGGCAATCAAGTGGTTATTGGAGCAAGGCATTGAGCCCATGGGGCTTGGTATCTGCGAGGAGTCGGTTCGTACGCTCTTCCCGACCAACGGCGTCGTCTATAGCGTCGAAGAATTGCCACCTGCACTTTTTGGAATGCTGCAAGACAAGTTGATCCATTGA
- a CDS encoding Fic family protein — protein sequence MATTPAQRRLADALTALKRLQDDGKTAIKSSDLTRMQRESLVKNGFLRPIVKGWYMPCRPGEETGDSTPWYAAMRDFIQGYCTERFGEQWYVSAEYSLFLHSGKTITPQQVVIHSPLGQNGLLKLPDNCSILDYKAKDFVPAAKIQMVERIRVLTLPVALVRVPEAFFTTYAQDAHIALHQLRDASDLNRELLEGGHSIVAGRLVGALRASGREELAVNVLATMRAAGYVVNETNPFSVAPPTLAFTRAQSPYVLRMRLMWQAMRETVSGCFPPEPGIPSDIEKFMDAVEENYKTDAYHSLSIEGYRVTPELIQKVATGDWNPDSNDSDAEMKNAMAAHGYWLAHNEVKTTIRSILTGANPGAVFRQDHASWYRKLFSPNVDAGFLKPADLAGYRTDKVFIRGATHVPPSQDAVRDMMPELCDLLEAEPSAAVRAVLGHFLFVYIHPYFDGNGRLGRFLMNAMLASGGYPWTVIRIEQRSDYMAALEAASSLGEIKPFAEFIASSMNR from the coding sequence ATGGCTACAACTCCGGCGCAACGCAGGCTTGCCGATGCTCTAACAGCCCTGAAGAGGTTGCAGGACGACGGTAAAACCGCCATAAAGTCGAGTGATCTGACACGAATGCAGCGGGAAAGTCTAGTCAAGAATGGCTTCCTGCGACCGATTGTCAAGGGATGGTATATGCCCTGTCGGCCTGGCGAAGAGACCGGTGACAGTACACCCTGGTATGCTGCGATGCGTGACTTCATCCAGGGCTATTGCACCGAGCGGTTTGGAGAACAATGGTATGTGTCAGCTGAATACTCATTATTTCTGCATTCGGGAAAAACTATTACGCCGCAGCAGGTTGTGATCCATTCTCCGCTTGGACAAAACGGCCTGTTGAAGCTGCCTGATAATTGCTCGATCCTGGACTACAAGGCAAAGGATTTTGTTCCTGCCGCTAAAATCCAGATGGTGGAGCGAATCCGTGTACTGACACTTCCGGTGGCTCTTGTCCGTGTGCCGGAAGCGTTTTTTACAACCTATGCCCAGGATGCCCATATCGCACTTCATCAGTTGCGGGACGCGTCGGATCTCAACAGGGAACTGCTTGAAGGTGGGCATAGCATTGTTGCCGGGCGCCTTGTCGGGGCTTTGCGGGCTTCGGGGCGTGAAGAATTGGCGGTTAATGTACTGGCAACCATGAGAGCAGCAGGATATGTGGTCAACGAGACAAATCCATTCAGTGTAGCACCGCCGACTCTGGCATTCACCAGAGCGCAATCTCCCTATGTTCTGCGGATGCGTTTAATGTGGCAAGCCATGCGAGAGACCGTTTCCGGCTGTTTTCCGCCTGAACCCGGCATCCCGTCTGACATTGAGAAGTTTATGGACGCAGTTGAAGAAAACTACAAAACCGATGCTTATCATTCTCTCTCCATTGAGGGGTATCGAGTCACTCCGGAGTTAATTCAAAAGGTCGCCACCGGGGACTGGAATCCGGACAGTAATGACTCTGACGCGGAAATGAAAAATGCCATGGCGGCACATGGTTACTGGCTCGCTCATAATGAAGTCAAAACTACGATCAGAAGCATTTTGACAGGGGCAAACCCAGGCGCTGTTTTCCGGCAGGATCACGCTTCATGGTATCGCAAACTTTTCTCACCCAATGTAGATGCTGGTTTTCTCAAGCCGGCGGATCTGGCTGGTTACAGGACTGACAAGGTTTTTATCAGGGGAGCAACCCATGTTCCACCTTCACAGGATGCAGTCCGCGACATGATGCCGGAACTGTGCGACCTGCTGGAGGCTGAACCCAGCGCAGCAGTAAGAGCTGTTCTGGGACATTTTCTTTTTGTGTACATCCATCCGTATTTTGACGGCAATGGCAGACTGGGGCGGTTTCTGATGAATGCCATGCTGGCGTCTGGCGGGTATCCGTGGACAGTAATCCGAATTGAGCAGCGAAGTGATTACATGGCTGCCCTGGAAGCAGCGAGTTCGCTGGGAGAAATAAAACCTTTTGCGGAATTCATTGCCAGTTCAATGAACAGATAA
- a CDS encoding helix-turn-helix transcriptional regulator, with the protein MTTGNHDTLVYRLAQILVKLNQGEKLDPLTLADEFGVNLRTIQRDLNVRFAYLPLQKTDGRYHLDPAYLGKLSTRDIERFASLAGVRGLFPTLSDDFLGDIFDSRMQSALLVKGHNYEDLAGKEDVFRHLERAIVARCHISFDYAKDEGIKSYTVVAPFKLINNKGIWYLVARDGDKLKTFSFARIERVVQLDSRFAHEPETDRMLKEEDGVWLGEEKKEIVLKISRDIANYFKRRKLIANQVIEKELEDGGLIVSAKVGHVNQVLPIVRYWIPHIRVISPEGLQEEMEKDLRNYLERTGG; encoded by the coding sequence ATGACTACTGGTAACCATGACACCCTCGTTTATCGACTGGCACAAATTCTGGTCAAGCTGAATCAGGGTGAAAAACTTGATCCTTTGACGCTTGCAGATGAGTTCGGCGTCAACCTGCGCACAATCCAGCGTGACCTGAACGTGAGGTTTGCCTATCTCCCCTTGCAAAAAACTGATGGACGTTATCATCTCGATCCAGCCTATCTTGGCAAACTCAGCACTCGTGACATTGAGCGGTTCGCCAGTCTGGCCGGAGTTCGTGGTTTATTCCCAACACTTTCCGACGACTTCCTTGGTGATATATTTGATAGCCGTATGCAATCGGCGCTTCTGGTCAAAGGGCACAACTATGAAGACCTTGCCGGAAAGGAAGATGTTTTTCGCCATTTGGAGAGGGCCATTGTTGCTCGCTGCCATATCTCTTTTGACTACGCAAAGGACGAAGGAATCAAATCCTACACCGTCGTCGCCCCGTTCAAGCTGATCAATAACAAGGGCATCTGGTATCTTGTTGCGCGTGACGGTGACAAACTCAAAACATTTTCGTTCGCCAGAATTGAACGGGTGGTTCAACTTGACTCCCGATTTGCTCATGAACCGGAAACTGACAGGATGCTGAAAGAGGAAGATGGTGTATGGCTTGGTGAGGAGAAAAAGGAGATAGTCCTCAAGATATCCCGTGACATTGCCAACTACTTCAAACGCCGGAAATTGATTGCCAATCAAGTTATTGAAAAGGAGCTTGAAGACGGGGGCCTCATCGTCTCTGCAAAGGTTGGTCATGTAAATCAGGTGTTACCCATCGTTCGTTACTGGATTCCCCATATCCGCGTCATCAGTCCGGAGGGTTTGCAAGAGGAGATGGAAAAGGACTTACGGAATTACTTGGAGCGGACCGGTGGTTAA